The following coding sequences lie in one Saccharopolyspora hordei genomic window:
- the panC gene encoding pantoate--beta-alanine ligase — protein MNRPFQRGALTVHREPAELARVTRALRATGRTVHLVPTMGALHRGHLELIKRARRDVNAVVVVSIFVNPLQFGPDEDFDRYPRSFESDLELCREAGVELVFAPSVEQMYGDDPQVTVHAGPLGDELEGAARPGHFDGVLTVVLKLLNIVRPDLAFFGEKDYQQLVLIRRMARDLDLDARIQGIPTIREADGLALSSRNAYLSDEQRRAALALSAALAAGTHAGAGGADAVLAAAREVLATEPSVEVDYLELRDPELGPAPAAGEARLLVAARVGTTRLIDNAKVLLAGPEQR, from the coding sequence ATGAACCGACCCTTCCAGCGCGGTGCCCTGACCGTGCACCGCGAGCCCGCCGAGCTGGCGCGGGTGACCCGCGCGCTGCGGGCCACCGGGCGCACGGTCCACCTGGTGCCCACCATGGGCGCGCTGCACCGCGGTCACCTGGAGCTGATCAAGCGCGCCCGCCGCGACGTCAACGCCGTGGTGGTCGTGTCGATCTTCGTCAACCCGCTGCAGTTCGGGCCGGACGAGGACTTCGACCGCTACCCGCGCAGCTTCGAGTCGGACCTCGAGCTGTGCCGGGAGGCCGGGGTGGAGCTGGTCTTCGCGCCGTCGGTCGAGCAGATGTACGGCGACGACCCGCAGGTCACCGTCCACGCCGGACCGCTCGGCGACGAGCTCGAGGGCGCCGCCCGGCCGGGCCACTTCGACGGCGTGCTCACCGTGGTGCTCAAGCTGCTCAACATCGTGCGCCCGGACCTGGCGTTCTTCGGCGAGAAGGACTACCAGCAGCTGGTGCTGATCCGGCGCATGGCCCGCGACCTCGACCTGGACGCGCGCATCCAGGGCATCCCCACCATCCGGGAGGCCGACGGGCTGGCGCTGTCCTCGCGCAACGCCTACCTCAGCGACGAGCAGCGCCGCGCCGCGCTGGCGCTCTCGGCGGCCCTGGCCGCCGGGACGCACGCCGGGGCGGGCGGCGCCGACGCGGTGCTGGCGGCGGCGCGCGAGGTGCTGGCCACCGAACCGTCGGTGGAGGTCGACTACCTGGAGCTGCGGGACCCCGAGCTCGGGCCGGCACCGGCCGCGGGCGAGGCGCGGCTGCTGGTGGCGGCGCGGGTGGGCACGACCCGGCTGATCGACAACGCCAAGGTGCTGCTCGCCGGCCCTGAGCAGCGCTGA
- a CDS encoding Rossmann-like and DUF2520 domain-containing protein, producing the protein MSAGRTGPRLRVGVVSAGRVGAVLGAALQRAGHQVVAVSAVSEASLRRAEELLPGVAVLPPDEVAVQADLVLLAVPDDAITGLVRGLVATGSLRPGQILVHTSGAHGVSALSPAAESGVLRLALHPAMTFTGRAEDVERLGNACMAVTAATEDETGWSVAEALALELGMEPVRVPEESRRLYHAALTHGANHLITLVNECAELLRDAGVANADRVMAPILSASLDNALRFGDRAITGPVMRGDAGTVRAHLAALREAGPGVVPGYRELARRTADRAERTGVLRADGAAEVRRALEEEPS; encoded by the coding sequence ATGTCTGCTGGTCGCACGGGCCCTCGGCTGCGCGTGGGAGTGGTCTCCGCGGGCCGGGTGGGTGCTGTGCTGGGCGCGGCGTTGCAGCGGGCTGGGCACCAGGTGGTCGCGGTCTCCGCGGTGTCCGAGGCCTCGCTGCGGCGCGCGGAGGAGCTGCTCCCCGGGGTCGCGGTGCTGCCGCCGGACGAGGTCGCCGTGCAGGCCGACCTGGTGCTGCTGGCGGTCCCGGACGACGCGATCACCGGGCTGGTCCGCGGCCTGGTCGCCACCGGGTCGTTGCGGCCCGGGCAGATCCTGGTGCACACCTCGGGCGCGCACGGCGTGTCCGCGCTGAGCCCGGCGGCCGAGAGCGGGGTGCTCCGACTGGCGCTGCACCCGGCGATGACCTTCACCGGGCGCGCCGAGGACGTCGAGCGGCTCGGCAACGCGTGCATGGCCGTCACCGCGGCCACCGAGGACGAGACCGGCTGGAGCGTGGCGGAAGCGCTGGCGCTGGAGCTCGGGATGGAGCCGGTGCGCGTGCCCGAGGAGTCCCGCCGACTCTACCACGCCGCGCTCACCCACGGCGCGAACCACCTGATCACCCTGGTCAACGAGTGCGCGGAGCTGCTGCGCGACGCCGGCGTCGCCAACGCCGACCGGGTGATGGCACCGATCCTGTCCGCCTCGCTGGACAACGCGCTGCGCTTCGGCGACCGCGCGATCACCGGCCCGGTGATGCGCGGCGACGCCGGCACGGTCCGCGCGCACCTCGCCGCCCTGCGCGAGGCCGGACCGGGCGTCGTCCCCGGGTACCGGGAACTGGCCAGGCGCACGGCCGACCGGGCCGAGCGCACGGGCGTCCTGCGCGCCGACGGCGCCGCGGAGGTCCGCCGAGCACTGGAGGAAGAGCCGTCGTGA
- a CDS encoding PrsW family glutamic-type intramembrane protease, translating to MSSPDLQGPAADLSGARRLQTRKHHAVGWPVAGLIVLGICGLVMVGVTTSRVGALPAFVGALAALLPVGVVFAAIVWIDRWEPEPPMLLLGAFLWGAGGATACSLLLNDTVLQLADAVAGAGDQKFFLTAVMGPLVEEAAKALFVVALWFKRRSEFNGMVDGIVYAALTAAGFAFTENILYFGKAFSVDGFGGPAGGVLAVFIMRGVLAPFSHPLFSAMFGIGIGMAARTDHKQRRLGYLLGGFAAAFLLHAVWNAATLLGGAEFLNVYFLIMVPVFLGTFWLVVWQRKREQRIVIQQLPVLERAGLIVRSEMEMLATLAGRKGWLRKVRRSAGSEAAKAVRDYQIAVTELAFLQHRAAEGRTTSAARRARREKLIEELKQARRSAAGTQQAIQTARIKINELTRHNMKRPLPKGQRTRD from the coding sequence GTGTCGAGTCCTGATCTCCAGGGGCCCGCCGCCGACCTGTCCGGCGCGCGGAGGCTCCAGACCCGGAAGCACCACGCCGTCGGTTGGCCGGTCGCCGGCCTCATCGTGCTCGGGATCTGCGGACTGGTGATGGTCGGTGTCACCACGTCGCGGGTCGGCGCGCTGCCCGCCTTCGTCGGTGCGCTCGCCGCGCTGCTGCCGGTCGGCGTGGTGTTCGCCGCGATCGTCTGGATCGACCGGTGGGAGCCGGAACCGCCGATGCTGCTGCTCGGCGCGTTCCTGTGGGGTGCGGGCGGGGCGACCGCCTGCTCGCTGCTGCTCAACGACACCGTCCTCCAGCTCGCCGACGCCGTGGCCGGCGCGGGCGACCAGAAGTTCTTCCTGACCGCGGTGATGGGCCCGCTGGTGGAGGAGGCGGCGAAGGCCCTGTTCGTGGTCGCGCTGTGGTTCAAGCGCCGGTCGGAGTTCAACGGCATGGTGGACGGCATCGTCTACGCGGCGCTGACCGCGGCGGGCTTCGCGTTCACCGAGAACATCCTGTACTTCGGCAAGGCGTTCTCGGTGGACGGCTTCGGCGGCCCGGCCGGCGGCGTGCTGGCGGTGTTCATCATGCGCGGCGTGCTGGCGCCGTTCTCGCACCCGCTGTTCAGCGCGATGTTCGGCATCGGCATCGGGATGGCCGCGCGCACCGACCACAAGCAGCGGCGGCTGGGCTACCTGCTCGGCGGCTTCGCGGCGGCGTTCCTGCTGCACGCGGTGTGGAACGCGGCGACGCTGCTGGGCGGGGCGGAGTTCCTCAACGTCTACTTCCTGATCATGGTGCCGGTCTTCCTGGGCACCTTCTGGCTGGTGGTGTGGCAGCGCAAGCGCGAGCAGCGGATCGTCATCCAGCAGCTGCCGGTGCTGGAGCGGGCCGGGCTGATCGTGCGCAGCGAGATGGAGATGCTGGCCACCCTCGCCGGCCGCAAGGGCTGGTTGCGCAAGGTCCGCCGCAGCGCCGGGTCCGAGGCGGCCAAGGCGGTGCGGGACTACCAGATCGCGGTCACCGAGCTGGCGTTCCTGCAGCACCGGGCGGCCGAGGGGCGCACCACGAGCGCGGCCCGCCGGGCCCGCCGGGAGAAGCTGATCGAGGAGCTCAAGCAGGCCCGGCGCTCGGCCGCGGGCACCCAGCAGGCGATCCAGACCGCCCGCATCAAGATCAACGAGCTGACCCGGCACAACATGAAGCGGCCGCTGCCGAAGGGCCAGCGCACCCGCGACTGA
- a CDS encoding DUF6779 domain-containing protein: MSDRGSTETGTRAGGSTALWVGALVLAAAATAVLVVSDDARLLRLGLVAALWSALIGAFGVARLRHRVAQGEKAVEDRKRIYELELEREIAARREFELEAEAEARRKAAAETTGELKHLQEELQKLRSSLEQVVGGDVLFERVALRAESTRVRSLNEGGQKVQNVANAFAQPARGRELSPPAAQNTDLMSRLSGEQPEHRPKAHPRLAPRAAQAHPPRPAPVRRPEAVHHEPPQRAPEPPKATPEHPPAPDPAGAHSEGTSVNDLIAAYGAAPDTPRRRRRRA, from the coding sequence ATGTCCGACCGTGGGAGTACCGAGACCGGAACCCGCGCTGGTGGCTCGACCGCCCTGTGGGTCGGCGCGCTCGTGCTCGCCGCGGCCGCCACCGCAGTGCTGGTGGTCAGTGACGACGCCCGCCTGTTGCGGCTGGGCCTGGTCGCCGCGCTGTGGTCGGCGCTGATCGGGGCCTTCGGGGTGGCCCGGTTGCGCCACCGGGTCGCGCAGGGCGAGAAGGCCGTCGAGGACCGGAAGCGGATCTACGAGCTGGAGCTGGAGCGGGAGATCGCGGCCCGCCGCGAGTTCGAGCTGGAGGCCGAGGCCGAGGCGCGTCGGAAGGCGGCTGCGGAGACCACCGGCGAGCTGAAGCACCTGCAGGAGGAACTGCAGAAGCTGCGGTCGAGCCTGGAGCAGGTGGTCGGCGGCGACGTGCTGTTCGAGCGGGTCGCGCTGCGCGCGGAGTCCACCCGGGTGCGGTCGCTGAACGAGGGCGGCCAGAAGGTGCAGAACGTGGCGAACGCGTTCGCCCAGCCCGCGCGGGGCCGGGAGCTGTCCCCGCCCGCCGCGCAGAACACCGACCTGATGAGCCGGTTGTCCGGTGAGCAGCCGGAGCACCGCCCGAAGGCGCACCCGCGCCTCGCACCGCGGGCGGCCCAGGCGCACCCGCCGCGTCCGGCCCCCGTGCGCCGCCCGGAGGCGGTGCACCACGAACCGCCGCAGCGCGCCCCGGAACCCCCGAAGGCGACGCCGGAGCACCCGCCCGCACCCGACCCGGCGGGAGCGCACAGCGAGGGGACCTCGGTCAACGACCTGATCGCGGCCTACGGCGCTGCCCCGGACACGCCCCGCCGACGGCGGCGACGCGCCTGA
- a CDS encoding DUF3180 family protein, with product MAPRQAEHLSFTKPRQLITGGVAAAVVVFLLVRVSYGDLPQLPLLAGATLLLIAVVDLVLALLVRPRVKRKPGTEPLDGPTAARAVALAKASSMAGAIMAGVWIGLGAYLLPIAGTVLAAQSDITASVIGLVSAAALIAAGLWLEHCLRNPDEPDEPRDEDES from the coding sequence GTGGCACCGCGACAAGCAGAGCACCTCTCCTTCACCAAGCCCCGCCAGCTGATCACCGGTGGCGTGGCCGCGGCGGTCGTGGTCTTCCTGCTGGTCCGGGTCAGCTACGGTGACCTGCCGCAGCTGCCGCTGCTGGCCGGGGCGACGCTGCTGCTCATCGCGGTCGTGGACCTGGTCCTCGCGCTCCTCGTGCGCCCGCGGGTGAAGCGCAAGCCGGGCACCGAGCCGCTGGACGGGCCGACGGCGGCGCGCGCGGTCGCGCTGGCCAAGGCCTCGTCGATGGCGGGCGCGATCATGGCCGGGGTGTGGATCGGCCTCGGCGCCTACCTGCTGCCGATCGCGGGGACCGTGCTCGCGGCGCAGTCCGACATCACCGCGTCGGTGATCGGGTTGGTCAGCGCGGCGGCGCTCATCGCGGCGGGCCTCTGGCTGGAGCACTGCCTGCGCAACCCGGACGAGCCGGACGAGCCCCGCGACGAAGACGAGAGCTGA
- a CDS encoding MerR family transcriptional regulator, giving the protein MDDTRYTIGELARRTGLSVKTIRFYSDTGVVPPTDRTAAGYRLYDVTAVSRLELVRTLRELGAGLDEVKRVLAREMTLAQLAGTHLELLEQQMRVLRTRRAVLRAVVKADRSTEEVRLMQELATMSDEERNRLIDEFWDEVSADLAVTPGFTEWMRSAKPNLPDDPSTEQLQAWIELAELVQDQDFRRAVRALYEEHARRREAGEQMVGPETAPKWWAITDEAKSAAESGLAPDGPEGAALADRVMALAGEEWGRPDSPEFRREMADHYAEGTDERMSRYWELLAIMNDWPRHPVTTESARWLAEALRASTHS; this is encoded by the coding sequence GTGGACGACACCCGCTACACGATCGGCGAACTGGCCCGCCGCACGGGCCTGAGCGTGAAGACGATCCGGTTCTACTCCGACACCGGCGTGGTGCCGCCCACCGACCGCACCGCGGCCGGGTACCGCTTGTACGACGTCACGGCGGTCAGCCGCCTGGAACTGGTGCGCACGCTCCGGGAGCTGGGGGCCGGGCTGGACGAGGTCAAGCGGGTGCTGGCCCGCGAGATGACGCTCGCGCAGCTGGCCGGCACCCACCTGGAGCTGCTGGAGCAGCAGATGCGCGTGCTGCGCACCCGGCGAGCCGTGCTGCGGGCGGTCGTGAAGGCCGACCGTTCGACCGAAGAGGTGAGACTGATGCAGGAACTGGCGACGATGTCCGACGAGGAGCGCAACCGGCTCATCGACGAGTTCTGGGACGAGGTCAGCGCGGACCTGGCGGTGACCCCGGGCTTCACCGAGTGGATGCGCTCGGCGAAGCCGAACCTGCCCGACGACCCGAGCACCGAGCAGCTGCAGGCCTGGATCGAGCTCGCCGAACTGGTGCAGGACCAGGACTTCCGCCGCGCGGTGCGGGCGCTGTACGAGGAGCACGCGCGGCGCCGCGAGGCCGGTGAGCAGATGGTCGGCCCGGAGACCGCGCCGAAGTGGTGGGCGATCACCGACGAGGCGAAGAGCGCTGCCGAGTCGGGTCTGGCGCCGGACGGCCCCGAGGGCGCCGCCCTGGCGGACCGGGTGATGGCGCTGGCCGGCGAGGAGTGGGGGCGGCCGGACTCGCCGGAGTTCCGCCGCGAGATGGCCGACCACTACGCCGAGGGGACCGACGAGCGGATGTCCCGCTACTGGGAACTGCTGGCGATCATGAACGACTGGCCGCGGCACCCGGTCACCACCGAGTCGGCCCGCTGGCTCGCCGAAGCCCTCCGCGCCTCCACCCACTCGTGA
- the folK gene encoding 2-amino-4-hydroxy-6-hydroxymethyldihydropteridine diphosphokinase — MSRAVLSLGSNLGDRLGHLRLAVSGFADVLVAASPVYETAPWGVTDQPDFLNAVIVVESPDVDAWGWLRRGQRLEQQAERVREQRWGPRTLDVDVVTVDDVRSEDPELLLPHPGTPSRATVLVPWLAIDPDAELPGHGRVADLLEALPPADIADVHLRPDLTLT, encoded by the coding sequence ATGAGCAGGGCGGTGCTGTCGCTGGGGTCCAACCTCGGGGACCGGCTCGGCCACCTCCGGCTCGCCGTGTCCGGGTTCGCCGACGTGCTGGTCGCGGCGTCGCCGGTGTACGAGACCGCACCGTGGGGCGTCACCGACCAGCCGGACTTCCTCAACGCGGTGATCGTCGTCGAGTCCCCGGACGTGGACGCGTGGGGCTGGCTGCGCCGCGGGCAGCGGCTGGAGCAGCAGGCGGAGCGGGTGCGCGAGCAGCGCTGGGGCCCGCGCACCCTGGACGTCGACGTGGTCACCGTGGACGACGTCCGCAGCGAGGACCCGGAGCTGCTGCTCCCGCACCCGGGCACGCCGAGCCGGGCGACGGTGCTCGTCCCGTGGCTGGCCATCGACCCCGACGCCGAGCTCCCCGGCCACGGCCGGGTGGCCGACCTCCTGGAGGCCCTGCCCCCGGCCGACATCGCCGACGTCCACCTCCGCCCCGACCTCACCCTCACCTGA
- the folB gene encoding dihydroneopterin aldolase has translation MADRITLTGLKVRGHHGVFDHEKRDGQDFLVDITVWIDLGEAATSDDLAKTLHYGELAERAAAIVAGPPKDLIEAVAGEIADDVMTDERVHAAEVTIHKPNAPIPLEFADVAVTIRRSRRGGRGKAVPA, from the coding sequence GTGGCTGACCGGATCACGCTGACCGGCCTGAAGGTGCGCGGCCACCACGGCGTCTTCGACCACGAGAAGCGCGACGGCCAGGACTTCCTCGTCGACATCACCGTCTGGATCGACCTCGGCGAGGCCGCGACCAGCGACGACCTGGCCAAGACCCTGCACTACGGGGAGCTGGCCGAGCGCGCGGCGGCGATCGTGGCCGGGCCGCCGAAGGACCTCATCGAGGCCGTGGCGGGCGAGATCGCCGACGACGTGATGACCGACGAGCGGGTGCACGCCGCCGAGGTCACCATCCACAAGCCGAACGCGCCGATCCCGCTGGAGTTCGCGGACGTGGCGGTGACCATCCGCCGGTCCCGCCGCGGTGGCCGCGGCAAGGCGGTCCCGGCGTAG
- the folP gene encoding dihydropteroate synthase: protein MHPRLPNPPRCAVMGVLNVTPDSFSDGGRYLDRDAAIAHGVEMHRMGADIIDVGGESTRPGADRVDAGTEIARVLPVVRELVAAGVPVSVDTTRAKVAAATAEAGAAVINDVSGGLADPDMVHVAADTGLPWVLMHWRGHSKDMNSLATYSDVVAEVRDELLRQVDVALRAGVAEDAVVLDPGLGFAKTGRHDWQLLQRLDVFVDLGFPVLVGASRKRFLGRLLADGEGDPRPPAGRETATAVVSALAADRGAWGVRVHDVRRSLDAVAVTAAWRSGGEFGG, encoded by the coding sequence ATGCACCCGCGGTTGCCGAACCCGCCGCGCTGCGCGGTGATGGGCGTGCTGAACGTGACGCCGGACTCGTTCTCCGACGGCGGGCGCTACCTGGACCGCGACGCGGCCATCGCGCACGGCGTGGAGATGCACCGGATGGGCGCGGACATCATCGACGTCGGCGGGGAGTCGACCCGGCCGGGCGCGGACCGCGTCGACGCCGGCACCGAGATCGCCCGGGTGCTGCCCGTGGTCCGCGAGCTCGTCGCGGCGGGCGTGCCGGTCAGCGTGGACACCACCCGCGCGAAGGTCGCCGCGGCCACCGCGGAGGCCGGGGCGGCGGTGATCAACGACGTGTCCGGCGGGCTGGCCGACCCGGACATGGTGCACGTGGCCGCCGACACCGGGCTGCCGTGGGTGCTGATGCACTGGCGCGGTCACAGCAAGGACATGAACAGCCTCGCCACGTACTCCGACGTGGTGGCGGAGGTGCGCGACGAGCTGCTGCGGCAGGTCGACGTGGCGCTGCGGGCCGGGGTCGCGGAGGACGCCGTCGTGCTGGACCCGGGGCTGGGCTTCGCCAAGACCGGGCGGCACGACTGGCAGCTGCTGCAACGGCTGGACGTCTTCGTCGACCTGGGCTTCCCGGTGCTGGTCGGCGCCTCGCGCAAGCGCTTCCTCGGCCGGCTGCTGGCCGACGGCGAGGGCGACCCGCGCCCGCCCGCCGGGCGCGAGACGGCCACCGCGGTGGTCTCGGCGCTGGCCGCCGACCGCGGGGCGTGGGGAGTCCGGGTGCACGACGTGCGGCGGTCGTTGGACGCCGTCGCGGTCACCGCGGCGTGGCGCAGCGGAGGGGAGTTCGGTGGCTGA
- the folE gene encoding GTP cyclohydrolase I FolE — MGAGVDARPDGSPHVPQFDQERAENAVRELLLAAGEDPEREGLRDTPARVARAYRELFAGLYTNPDEVLDKTFDEAHEELVLVRDIPVYSQCEHHLLPFHGIAHVGYIPNEQGRVTGLSKLARLVDLYARRPQVQERLTSQVADALVRRLEPRGVIVVIEAEHLCMGMRGVRKAGSTTTTSAVRGLFRSSASSRAEALSLIRGR, encoded by the coding sequence ATCGGGGCGGGAGTCGACGCCCGCCCCGACGGCTCTCCCCACGTGCCCCAGTTCGACCAGGAGCGCGCCGAGAACGCGGTGCGGGAGCTCCTGCTCGCCGCCGGTGAGGACCCGGAGCGCGAAGGCCTGCGGGACACCCCGGCGCGCGTCGCCCGCGCCTACCGCGAGCTGTTCGCCGGGCTCTACACCAACCCGGACGAGGTCCTGGACAAGACCTTCGACGAGGCCCACGAGGAGCTCGTCCTGGTCCGCGACATCCCGGTGTACTCGCAGTGCGAGCACCACCTGCTGCCGTTCCACGGCATCGCGCACGTCGGCTACATCCCGAACGAGCAGGGCCGGGTGACCGGCCTGTCCAAGCTCGCGCGGCTGGTCGACCTGTACGCCCGGCGGCCGCAGGTGCAGGAGCGGCTGACCTCGCAGGTCGCCGACGCCCTGGTGCGCCGGCTGGAGCCGCGCGGGGTGATCGTGGTGATCGAGGCCGAGCACCTGTGCATGGGCATGCGCGGGGTGCGCAAGGCCGGGTCCACCACCACGACGTCGGCCGTGCGCGGCCTGTTCCGCAGCTCGGCGTCCTCGCGCGCCGAGGCGTTGTCGCTGATCAGGGGACGCTGA
- the ftsH gene encoding ATP-dependent zinc metalloprotease FtsH has product MDRKRLLRNPLLWILVAFLLIMSFNVLFDETRAYREVSTSQALEQIAQGKVKEATIEDKEQRVRLTLNDGQSFDGSNQLIAQYPAGATDQVVDEIRNAHVPTWNTKVSQDSFWVQMLFYLVPIGLLVLLLMWMMNNVQGGGNRVLNFGKSKAKQLTKDMPKTLFADVAGADEAVEELHEIKDFLQNPGRYQALGAKIPKGVLLYGPPGTGKTLLARAVAGEAGVPFYSISGSDFVEMFVGVGASRVRDLFEQAKQNAPCIIFVDEIDAVGRQRGAGLGGGHDEREQTLNQLLVEMDGFDSRGGIILIAATNRPDILDPALLRPGRFDRQIPVSAPDLRGRRAILGVHSKGKPLAQDVDLESLAKRTVGFSGADLENVINEAALLTARENGQLITAAALEEAVDRVVGGPRRKSKIISERDKKITAYHEGGHALAAWAMPDLEPVYKLTILPRGRTGGHALVVPEDDKDMMTRSEMIARLVFALGGRSAEELVFHEPTTGASSDIEQATKIARAMVTEYGMTARLGAVKYGKEEGDPFLGRTAGQQPNYSLEVAHEIDEEVRRLIEAAHTEAWEVLNTYRDVLDDLVLELIEKETLNRKDLERIFARVEKRPRITAFNDFGGRTPSDKPPIKTPGELAKERGEPWPPVKEEPTPTPTPVANQNGAAPGYGQQEPAGAGAGQGTVQIQQPQQQPGQYGQSSQAPQAVPPNYGAPPGWTPATTPSGSSQYSGGQYNWTPSWERGPQQAEHPTTPEHGEQQSEDRPEGPDSAQDNGSGNQSR; this is encoded by the coding sequence ATGGACCGAAAGCGCCTGCTCCGGAATCCGCTGCTGTGGATCCTCGTCGCATTTCTGCTGATCATGTCCTTCAACGTGCTCTTCGACGAGACGCGCGCGTACCGCGAGGTCTCCACGTCGCAGGCACTCGAGCAGATCGCTCAGGGCAAGGTCAAAGAAGCGACCATCGAGGACAAGGAGCAGCGGGTCCGCCTGACCCTGAACGACGGCCAGAGCTTCGACGGCAGCAACCAGCTGATCGCGCAGTACCCGGCGGGGGCCACCGACCAGGTGGTCGACGAGATCCGCAACGCCCACGTGCCGACCTGGAACACCAAGGTCTCCCAGGACTCGTTCTGGGTGCAGATGCTGTTCTACCTGGTGCCCATCGGTCTGCTCGTGCTGCTGCTGATGTGGATGATGAACAACGTCCAGGGCGGCGGCAACCGCGTCCTGAACTTCGGCAAGTCCAAGGCCAAGCAGCTGACCAAGGACATGCCCAAGACGTTGTTCGCCGACGTCGCGGGCGCCGACGAGGCCGTCGAGGAGCTGCACGAGATCAAGGACTTCCTGCAGAACCCCGGCCGCTACCAGGCGCTCGGGGCGAAGATCCCCAAGGGCGTGCTGCTCTACGGCCCACCCGGCACCGGCAAGACGCTGCTGGCGCGCGCGGTCGCCGGTGAGGCCGGGGTGCCGTTCTACTCGATCTCCGGTTCCGACTTCGTCGAGATGTTCGTCGGTGTCGGCGCCTCCCGCGTGCGCGATCTGTTCGAGCAGGCCAAGCAGAACGCGCCGTGCATCATCTTCGTCGACGAGATCGACGCGGTCGGCCGCCAGCGCGGCGCCGGCCTCGGCGGCGGGCACGACGAGCGGGAGCAGACCCTCAACCAGCTGCTGGTCGAGATGGACGGCTTCGACTCCCGCGGCGGCATCATCCTCATCGCCGCCACCAACCGCCCGGACATCCTCGACCCGGCGCTGCTGCGCCCGGGCCGCTTCGACCGGCAGATCCCGGTGTCCGCGCCCGACCTGCGCGGCCGCCGCGCGATCCTGGGCGTGCACTCCAAGGGCAAGCCGCTGGCCCAGGACGTCGACCTGGAGAGCCTGGCCAAGCGCACCGTCGGCTTCTCCGGCGCCGACCTGGAGAACGTGATCAACGAGGCCGCGCTGCTCACCGCGCGCGAGAACGGCCAGCTGATCACCGCCGCGGCGCTGGAGGAGGCGGTCGACCGGGTGGTCGGCGGCCCGCGCCGGAAGAGCAAGATCATCTCGGAGCGGGACAAGAAGATCACCGCCTACCACGAGGGCGGCCACGCCCTCGCCGCGTGGGCGATGCCCGACCTGGAGCCGGTCTACAAGCTCACGATCCTGCCGCGCGGCCGCACCGGCGGGCACGCGCTCGTCGTCCCCGAGGACGACAAGGACATGATGACCCGCTCGGAGATGATCGCCCGGCTGGTGTTCGCGCTGGGCGGTCGCTCCGCCGAGGAGCTGGTCTTCCACGAGCCGACCACCGGCGCCTCCAGCGACATCGAGCAGGCCACCAAGATCGCCCGCGCGATGGTCACCGAGTACGGCATGACCGCCCGCCTCGGCGCGGTCAAGTACGGCAAGGAGGAGGGCGACCCGTTCCTCGGTCGCACCGCCGGCCAGCAGCCGAACTACTCGCTGGAGGTCGCGCACGAGATCGACGAGGAGGTGCGGCGCCTCATCGAGGCCGCGCACACCGAGGCGTGGGAGGTGCTCAACACCTACCGCGACGTGCTCGACGACCTCGTGCTGGAGCTCATCGAGAAGGAGACGCTGAACCGCAAGGACCTGGAGCGGATCTTCGCCCGCGTGGAGAAGCGGCCCAGGATCACCGCGTTCAACGACTTCGGTGGGCGCACGCCGTCGGACAAGCCGCCGATCAAGACCCCCGGTGAGCTGGCCAAGGAGCGCGGCGAGCCGTGGCCCCCGGTCAAGGAGGAGCCGACCCCGACGCCGACCCCGGTGGCCAACCAGAACGGCGCTGCGCCGGGCTACGGCCAGCAGGAGCCGGCCGGCGCCGGTGCCGGCCAGGGCACGGTGCAGATCCAGCAGCCGCAGCAGCAGCCCGGCCAGTACGGCCAGTCCAGCCAGGCGCCGCAGGCGGTGCCGCCGAACTACGGCGCCCCGCCCGGCTGGACCCCGGCGACCACGCCGTCGGGCTCCTCGCAGTACTCCGGCGGCCAGTACAACTGGACGCCGTCCTGGGAGCGCGGCCCGCAGCAGGCCGAGCACCCGACGACGCCGGAGCACGGCGAGCAGCAGTCCGAGGACCGGCCGGAGGGCCCGGACTCCGCGCAGGACAACGGCAGCGGCAACCAGAGCCGCTGA
- the hpt gene encoding hypoxanthine phosphoribosyltransferase: MYDGDIASVLISEQQIKDKVTELAKQVDEDYQQAAGDLLLVGVLKGAVMFMTDFARALPQPAQLEFMAVSSYGSSTSSSGVVRILKDLDRDIADRHVLIVEDIIDSGLTLSWLLKNLSSRNPASLEVCTLLRKPDAVQVEVPVKYVGFDIPNEFVVGYGLDYAERYRDLPYIGTLDPKVYTSGV, from the coding sequence GTGTACGACGGCGACATCGCATCCGTGCTCATCAGCGAGCAGCAGATCAAGGACAAGGTCACCGAGCTGGCCAAGCAGGTCGACGAGGACTACCAGCAGGCTGCCGGGGACCTCTTGCTGGTGGGTGTGCTCAAGGGTGCGGTCATGTTCATGACCGATTTCGCGCGGGCCTTGCCGCAGCCCGCGCAGCTGGAGTTCATGGCGGTCAGCTCGTACGGCTCGTCGACCTCCTCCTCCGGTGTGGTGCGCATCCTCAAGGACCTGGACCGCGACATCGCCGACCGGCACGTGCTCATCGTCGAGGACATCATCGACTCGGGCCTGACGCTGTCCTGGCTGCTGAAGAACCTCAGCTCGCGCAACCCGGCCTCGCTGGAGGTGTGCACGCTGCTGCGCAAGCCGGACGCGGTGCAGGTCGAGGTGCCGGTGAAGTACGTCGGCTTCGACATCCCGAACGAGTTCGTGGTCGGCTACGGCCTGGACTACGCCGAGCGGTACCGTGATCTGCCCTACATCGGCACGCTGGACCCCAAGGTCTACACCTCGGGCGTCTGA